The Chiroxiphia lanceolata isolate bChiLan1 chromosome 3, bChiLan1.pri, whole genome shotgun sequence DNA segment CCTCTTTCCACACCTGACAGGCAACAGCAGACGCTGACCTGTGTTTGGCATTGGTGCAACAGCCCCCttgtccagcacagcactgctcccagctcccaggatggAAGCTTGTCTCTCTCCAGAGCAATCCAATGTCACTTCATACGCTGCCACAGCTGTGGTTGTTGTCACCCTTGAGGCATTTGCTGGCATGTGGATCAATGCTTTCATTGTTTCTGTGATTTGTGTGGCCTGGgtcagaaagaaaaccttgaacTCTAATGAGAAGATCTTGATGGCTTTGGGATGCTCCcggttttggtttttgtgcaTCTCATGGGTATATTACTTTCTCTCACTAATTTATCCCAATTATCTTCATGTTCACCCCATATTTCAACTCGTTGAGAGTGCTCAGAGCTTTCTGCATTATTCCAACTCTTGGgtttcagcctgtctttgtattttttattgcaTAAAAATTACCAATTTCAGGAACAGTTTCTTCATCTACCTGAAAGTAAAAATTGACAGGATGGTGCCCTGCCTCTTGTTGGGATCAGTGCTTTTCTCCCTGGTTATTGGAACCATTGTCTACAATATTACTGATGAAGTTTTATGTAAAAACCTCAATTTTACCAGTCAAGGAAGGATCTGGAAAGCAAGTATCAGcacagaagaacattttttcccccattattTTATCATTGGTTTTGGATATGCCATTTCCTTCACAGCAGTCATCTTTTctgcccttctccttctcttttctctctggagaCACAGACGCAACATGCAGAGAAACTCCATGAAGGACCTCAGCATGGATGCCCACATCAAAGCCATGAAATCCATTCTCTCCTTCTTCATAATGTACAGCATcaactttgtattttttatcttgACATTGATTTATGCAATGAAGAGCCAAAATCACATGGTCTTTCTTTTTTACGTATTTCAGTATgtttttccaggttttcattCCCTTATTGTGATTTTCAGCAATCCCAATCTGGAAAAAACACTGCTAAAGATTCTATCCTGTATGAAATGCAAGTTTCGCATGAAGTAGACATTGTAACAAAAGCTGGACCCTTGGCAAAATGTTGATATTTCATTATAGCAAACAAATCCATTAATTTCGAGTGCCACTCTCCAGCCAGTGTAGATGATACCGATGTTCAGAATATATCATTCAAAGTCTTTGAACTAATATTACTGTGATTTAAGTATATTATTATTCTCATTTAATTTAGATAGTTTCCAGAGCTAAATTACTGTAAATAGGAAAGTCATTCAGATCTTGTATACACTGACTGGCTGCAAAAGGGCAATAACAATACTGCAAACCTGCCATAAATGCTTTGGCATCTGTTGATTGAAAAGACTGAACTAAAGAacagattaatttaaattttggttTGAAGATCTTGCTGCTGTGGCCCTGTTTGAGTGTAATATGATGAGCTGTATCACTGCCTGGCAGTGGTTGATAACCGATGTGTGAACACGTTGATCCCTGTCACTCTCCACGGGTGGTCACTGACACACAAACAGTGATGCAGGAATGGCCGTGGGGGGCACAGGTGGGTGCAGAGcccactgcccacagcagccctgagTGTCCTCTCTGCCCCACTTCCTGCCAGAACAGGattgccctgctctgtgtgactgctctcctgctctgcttttactTGTTTGTGTGCATTGTGCAGTGTGGAATAAAGTCCTGCTTTCAACTGGCACTGACCCATGGGCAGATGTATGGGGGGCTCAGGccaggtgctggcagctgggggTGCATGGGGGTATCAACAAGGTAagggcagggctgccctgtaCCAGGGAAAGCCACTTGAAGGCATTTTTCCAAAGGACcccccacagctcagcccatCAGCAAATGCTCATGGCTCTTCTGGAAGGATATATTGAAGAACGGGCCAAAACAGACCTGGCAGTGTGGAGTGAGGAAAATTGTGAGAAACAGTCCTGCAGCaaacagggacagggaaggacaAAGAGGGGTTGCTTCATGTGCTGGAGAAGCGAATCCCTTACAGCCCGTGGAGAGGACCGTGGCGGGgcagctgtgctccctgcacCCCAGGGAGGTCCACAGTGGAACAGAGATCCACCTTCAGCCCTTGGATGACCCCACACAGAGTAGGTGGGGTGGGTGAATGATtacagctcctggagctcttgCAGCTCCTGGAGAGCTCACGCTGGAGCCAGTTTATCCTGATggactgcagcccatggaagagaCCCACACTTGAGCAGGGGAAGAGAGTGAGGAAGGACTGAAGCAAACAACTTGTTATGATCTGACTGTTAccccccattccccatctcaCTGTACTGCTGGGAGGGACAAGGAGGTAGAGAATCTGAGAATGAGTTAAGTTGAGCCTGGGATGACTGGGGGGTGGGGACAGGGTGTGAGGGTGTtctagtttttgtttgttcctcttcctcctgctcccttttcAAATGGCAATAAATTCAACTGATTTTCCCAAGTCAAGTCTGGTTTGTCTGTGACAGTAATTGGTGAGTCATCTCCCTGCCTTTGTCTTGACACATGACCTTTTCCATCCTATTTTCCACCCCTGCCCTGTTGTGGAGTGAGAGTGAAGGAGCATCTGGGTTGAGGGTCTGACAGCTGCTCATAGTCAACCCACCACGACAGGGCCCCTAAATGTGAAGTAGACCAGTGTTGAGAAACACATTCAGTGCAGACAGCTCAGTGTGCAACTGCAGTGAGAGCTGCAGATTGTGTGGAAATGGAGGGAGCCCCCAGGCATGGTACCAGTACCTTGCACAACAAAGGGCCCAGAGACCTGTGGTACCAGCCAGGTGACCGGACACGCTaagacacagcaggagcaaaTGATTCAGAAGGAAGACCCCAAAATATCATGTGCATACACTGGAAGGGTACAAAAGCCCAAGCTGAGAGTCCCTTCTCAGAGGCACCAAGTTCAAGCTGCTTCTGTGTTACTGTGCCATGATTCAATTGCTTTAAAGATCCAGACCTCTGAgactctgctatgggaaaccCAGTGTGCAGCTGgtaaggaaacctggtctgactcTGGGGGTGTGGTGTGTGCAGGGGCTCAAGTGGGGCACCCATGGGCTCACAGGAGCTGCCCCCTGCAAAGGGGCTTCGGTCCCAGCAGTGAAAGTCTCTGGTGGAGGGGTGGGACTGCCAGAGAGCCTCCTGGATGGGGAGACAGGAAAGTTCCTTAACACCAGCATGAACAGAGCAGAACctcaattatttctttttgtcacCAGCTCAGGCGGCTCAGGGGGACGTTTTACCTCATGCCCAGGGCCAGGCATGCATTTCTCATAGTATCACCTTCAAAAAGCTTCCTCCCTATccatgaaatgagaaaaaacccgCATTTAGGCCAGATATCCCCTTTTCCAAACACAGTCTATCAGATTGCCTCACTACCAATCCATCTCTTTAAACAGCAACTCCCCAGAAACTAGCAAATAAATAACTAATGCCACTTTAGAACATGGAAGCCCTCCTTCTGTGCCTAAGCAGGATTTGAGGTTGAATTAACATTTCCATAACAAGTTCATAACACCTGCCCAGAGGAGACTGTTATTCTCTTTCCCAGGATTGTATCCTGAAACAATTGTGACTTTCTGAGCATTGAAGTTGAGTTATGGATGGAATGGATTTGCCCAGAATAAACTGGGCATCTAAGAGCCTAAGTAGTTAGTGAACCAAGGCTAACCATGTGGGATTTTCTACAATAAAGGGGAAAGACAAGGATTACGGAGAGGGTTCGGCCATGTCTCTCAGATCCCACATCCATGTGTCCACCCAGATGCAGAAACAAAGAGGTCAGGTGCCATTTGAGATGCACAGGGACATCCAAAATATGCACATGGGCTGGTAGATACAAAGTCTGGGAGATTCCTTCCCCTTCTTGAGTGGTGCTGGAGGGGATGGACTTGCATTCAAACCAAACCCTTGTACTTCAAGGACATGAGCCACACATTCTATTCATTGAAAACCCAGCATTGAGACTCTAATTTATACCCTTACATTCTTTCTAAATTGCCAGATTCCACAGAAAGAGCTGAGTCTAAACCCCAGCCACAGCACGGTCTGTCTGGTCTAACACTTTCATTTAGTGTCCCTGTGCAAACACGGTCCCAGCACAGACAGTCCATCTTCAGACctgttgaaaaagaaattagttcTATTCTTCTCATATACTAatggagagaagaagaaataaagtaagaaaataataaactagCAAAAAATCATCCAACCTTACAAGACATTTTCTATTCTGTctgtaaaagcagaagaaactcaaagcaaagcataaagaagaaaataggtagtatcagaaaatgaaaattttctcaAGGCAATGCTCTGCCTAACATCAACATCAACAAttatcaaaagaaataatatttttgaatgaCTGCAGCCAAAACTAATTTGTTCATTGTAGGTAACCAAGGGACAGAAGAACCCAGATCCTAAATCTACACAGGGATCAAACAAGGGTCACCCACAAAATCACAACCCTGTCCTCTGCACAAAAACATCTCCACTCTTTGTGCCACCCAACACAGCCCTCCTGAACCAACATGCAAATCCTGCACACTGACACCAGGTAAGGAGATACCCAGCACATTTACATCCCTgcacctgccctgctctcaAGACGAGCGACACCAAAATCccccccaccagcagctctATAAAGCTCCTCTTTCCACACCTGACACTCAGGTAACAGCAGATGCTGACCTGTGTTTGGCATTGGTGCAACAGCCCCCttgtccagcacagcactgctcccagctcccaggatggAAGCTTGTCTCTCCCCAGAGCAATCCAATGTCACTTCATACGCTGACACGACTGTGGCCATCATCATTACACTTGAAGTGTTCGCTGGCATGTGGATAAATGCTTTCATTGTTTCTGTGATTTGCGTGACCTGGgtcagaaagaaaaccttgaacTCTAATGAGAAGATTTTAGTGGTTTTGGGATGCtccaggttttggtttttgtgcaTCTCATGGgtatattccatttttttaataatttatcgCAATTATCTTTATGTTCACCCCATATTTCATCTACTTAATAGTGCTCAgaacttttttaattattccaacTTGtggttttctgcttctctttttgtcttttattgcATAAAAATTGCCAATTTCAGGAAGAGCTTCTTCATCTACCTGAAAGTAAAAATTGACAGGATTGTGCCCTGCCTCTTGTTGGGGTCTGTGCTTTTCTCCCTGGTTATCGGAATCATAGCCTACAACATCATGGATAAAGCACTCAGCAACAACTTCAATTTCACCTGCCAAGGAAGTATTTGGAAAGCAAGTATCACAATAGATCAACATCTTTTGCCTCATTATTTTATCACTGGCTTTGGATATGCCATTTCCTTCACAGCAGTCATCTTGTctgcccttctccttctcttttctctctggagaCACAAACGCAACATGCAGACAAACTCCATGAAGGACCTCAGCATGGATGCCCACATCAAAGCCATGAAATCCATTCTCTCCTTCTTCATAATGTACAGCATCAACTTTATATGTTTGATCTTGACTCTCATTTATTCAATGAAGAATGAAAGTGGCGTGATATTTTTAACTTACTTAATTCAATACACTTTTCCAGGTCTTCA contains these protein-coding regions:
- the LOC116784077 gene encoding taste receptor type 2 member 9-like translates to MEACLSPEQSNVTSYADTTVAIIITLEVFAGMWINAFIVSVICVTWVRKKTLNSNEKILVVLGCSRFWFLCISWVYSIFLIIYRNYLYVHPIFHLLNSAQNFFNYSNLWFSASLFVFYCIKIANFRKSFFIYLKVKIDRIVPCLLLGSVLFSLVIGIIAYNIMDKALSNNFNFTCQGSIWKASITIDQHLLPHYFITGFGYAISFTAVILSALLLLFSLWRHKRNMQTNSMKDLSMDAHIKAMKSILSFFIMYSINFICLILTLIYSMKNESGVIFLTYLIQYTFPGLHSLVLIFSNPNLEKRLLGILPCVKCKVFLKREL
- the LOC116783860 gene encoding taste receptor type 2 member 9-like, which codes for MEACLSPEQSNVTSYAATAVVVVTLEAFAGMWINAFIVSVICVAWVRKKTLNSNEKILMALGCSRFWFLCISWVYYFLSLIYPNYLHVHPIFQLVESAQSFLHYSNSWVSACLCIFYCIKITNFRNSFFIYLKVKIDRMVPCLLLGSVLFSLVIGTIVYNITDEVLCKNLNFTSQGRIWKASISTEEHFFPHYFIIGFGYAISFTAVIFSALLLLFSLWRHRRNMQRNSMKDLSMDAHIKAMKSILSFFIMYSINFVFFILTLIYAMKSQNHMVFLFYVFQYVFPGFHSLIVIFSNPNLEKTLLKILSCMKCKFRMK